Sequence from the Catenuloplanes indicus genome:
AACGAATCGGTCTCCCGTCTCGTTTGCAAGGCACGGCCGGGGAGGGCACCCGGCGCCGGCGGGAGGGGTGGCGTGAGCACGCACGGGCTGAAGGCCGACACACCGCGGCGGCGGGTGCTCCCGGGGCGCAACGCGCAGCTCGCCGCGCTCGACGCCGCGCGCCGTGTCACCATCGCCGAGGGCCGGTTCGTGCTGGTCGCCGGTCCGGCCGGCAGCGGGCGGACGGCGTTGCTGGACACCGCCGCGGAGCTCTGGCGCGCTGCCGGGCTCACCGTGCTGCGGGTGCGCGGGGACGGCTTCGCCGGGCTGCTCGACGTGCTGCGCGAGCAGTACGAGCGACTGGCCGACCCGCTGCTGGCCGGTCCGCTGTCCGCGCTCGGCGAGCTGTGCGCCGAGGACGGCGCGGCGGACCGGACCGGCCGGCCGGCGGCGCTGTCCCAGCTGACCGCGGCCGCGTTCGGCCTGGCCGGCCGGCGCACGCAGACCATCGTCGTGGCCGACGACGCCGACGACGCGCCCGGTCTGGCCGCCGCGCTGGCCGCCGTGGTCCGCGGCAACTGCCTGGTGGTCGCGTCCGCCCGGACCGCCCGCGGCCGGCTCGCGGCGCTCGCCGACACCGTCGTGGACCTGCCCCCGCTCAGCGCCGACGCGGTCCGCGACATGCTGACCCGCCGGTACGGCGCACCGCCGGACGACGCCGTGCTGCCCGCGCTGACCGCCGCGCTCGGCCCGCTGGCCGGCCACCCCGCCACCGTGCTGAGCACCGCGGACGCGCTCGCCGAGACCGGCCGTCTCACCATCGTCCACGGTGATCTGTGCCTGCGCGACGCGCGGGCGCCGATCGCGCTGCCCGCGGCGCACCCGCTGGTGGCCGCGCTGCACGAGCGCGGCCCGGTCGCGGTGCGGCTGGTCACCATGGCCACGGTCACCCGGTTCGGGCTGGACGACCTGCCGGTCTTCGCGGACGCCATGCTCGGCGACCTGGACGCGTACGGCGGGACCGTGGACGCGCTGGTCCGCGACGGCGTGCTGGCCGTGGACCCGCGCGGTGGCATCGCACCGCGCTGCACCGCGCTCGGCGCCAGGCTGACCGAGGACGCCGGGCCGGACACGGTGGCCCGGCTGCACCGCGCGTACGCGGCCGCGATGTTCCGCCGGGCCGGGGCCGGCGCCGGCGCCGACCGGGCCACGCTCGCCGACCACGTCACGTCCGCGGGCACCTCGATCCCGGCCGGCCGGACGACCGCGGAGCACCTCGCCACGACCGCGGACGAGGCGGTCAACCGGGAACCGGACCGGGCCGCGGACTGGCTGCTGGCCGCACTCCGGCACGCCGAGGGCGACCGGGAGACCGGCGAGATCCTGTCCCGGCTGCTGCGCCTGCTGGTCCGTACCGGCCGGTTCGCGCTGCTCGCCGACGTGGTGCGGGAGGCGGCGCCGCACGGCCGGCTCCCGGGCCTGGCCGTCGCGGCCGCGCTCGCCGCGATCCACACCGGACGCCCGGTGCCGTCCGAGGTCGCGGCGCTACCCGGCGGGGAACTGGTGTCGCAGCTGGTGCACGGCTGGTTCACCGGCACGGCGCCGGGCCTCGCCCCGGACCTCGCCCCGGAGATCGTCGGCGCGGACGAGTTGCAGCTGGTGCTGCGGGCGATGAGTGGCGGCCTGGACGCCACGGCGCTGCCCGCGGAACGCGCCGACGCGCTGCTGCGGGCCGGTGCGGTCGGGGATCTGGTCTCGGTGCTGCGGCTGGTGCTCGGCGAACACCGGTACGGCACGCCCGTCGACGGCCCGATCGCGGCGTACCACCGGCTGCACGCCCGCAACGCGGCCGGTGACCTGACCGCCGTGGTCCACGCCGCGCGCGAGGCCGGCCACTCCGGCGGCCTGCCGCCCGCGCTCGGCCATCTCTGCCGGCTCTGGGGCGCCGAGGCGCTCGCGCTGCAGGGCCGGGCCGGCGAGGCGGTGTCCTGGTGGCAGCCGGTGCCCGACGAGGCGCCGTTCGCGGCGTTGCGCTGGTGGGTGGCGAACGGGCCGGCCGGTGAGCCGCGCACGGCGGACGAGGCGGCGGAGCGGCTCCGCGACGCGCGCGTAGCCTACCGGCGGCAGCGCGGGTCCGGCAGCGTGCTCGGCATCGCGCACCTGATCACCCGCGCGTCCGCGACGGCCGCGTGGTTCGCGCTGGACGACGAGGCCGCCGCGTGGGTAGCGACCGCGGAGGCGGACGCGACCGGCGACCTCCGCTGGATCAGCACGACCGCGCTGATGGCGGCGCGCGCGTTCGCCGGTGACCGGGACGCCGCCGACGTCGTCGCCGCGCGGGTACGGGCCGGCGGCGACCGGGCCCGGCTCGCGTCGACCACGCTCGCCATCGGCCGGGTCGCCGCCGAGCCACGCCCGTGGCTGCTGGAGGCGCAGGCCGCGGCGGAGGCGGCCGGCTCGCCGTGGCTGCGCTCCGCGGTCGCCGCGGCCATGCGCCGGCGCGGCGTGCGACGGCCCCGGGTCCGGGCGCCGCAGGCCACGTTCAGCGCCGGTGAGCGGGAGATCATCGAGCTGATCCGGCAGGGCCGCACCAACCGGCAGATCGCGGCGCAGGTACGGATGAGCGAGAAGACGATCGAGAACTACCTGACCCGGTTGTTCGCGCGCACCGGCTGCCGCTCCCGGGTGGAACTGGCCGCGGTCCGCCTGACCGCGGAGAACACCCGATGACGCACCCGGCCGGATATCCGCTGACGCTGCTCACCGGCCCGCCGGGCATCGGCCGGTCGCGTGCGCTGCGCGGGTGGCGCGACGCCGCGGCCGCCGAGGGCCGGCCGGTGCTGGAGGTGCGGCTGTCCGCCGAGGACCGGCACGAGCCCTGGTACCTGGCCGGCCGGCTGCTCGCCGCGCTCACGCCGCCCCCGTCCCGGCCGGCCGCGGGCCGGCCCCGGCCCGGAGCGGCCGAACCGCCGGCCGTCGCGCTGACCCGGGCGCTGCGTGCGCACCCCGGCCTGACCGTGCTGGTCGACGACGTCCAGTGGGCCGATCCGGAGTCGGTGACCGAGCTGCTCGGCCTGCTCCCGGACGTGGCCCGCGCCCCGGTGCGCTGGGTCGCCACGCTGCGCACCGGCCCACGACCGGCGCCCGGCCCGGCGGCCGCGTTCGCGCGGCTGTGCACGGCCGGACTGGCCCGTGCCGAGCCGCTGCGGCCGCTGACTGCGGCGGAGTCGGACGCGCTGCTGTCCCGGCTGCTCGGCGCCACGCCGAACGACGCGCTGCGCACCGTGCTGCGCCGGTTCAGCCGGGGCCGGCCGGCCGCGCTGATCGCCGCGGTCGAGGGCTACCGGGACCTGGTCCGGGTGGTGGACCGGCGGGCCTACCTGACCGACCCGACCGCGGCGCCGCGCCTGCCGGACGGCCACGGCCTGCTCCGGCCGGTCCGCGACCTGCCGCCGGGTACCCGCGCGGTGGCCCGCGCACTGTCAGTGCTGGAAGCGCTGGAGGCGGACGTACCCGCGCTGATCGCTCTGGCTCTCGATCTTCCGGTGCCGGACGTGCACGCGCACCTGGCGGCGCTGCGCGACGAGGGACTGGCCCGCGAGCACCGGCACGGCTGGCGGATCGCGACCGCGCCGCTGGCCGCGGCGCTGACCGGCGCGCTCGGCCCGTTCGAGCGGCGGCGGCTGGCCCGGATCGCGGTGGAGGCGATCCTGGGCGGCGAGGCGGTCTGCGGCCACCCCGGCTTCCTGCCGGACCAGATCACGATCGCCGGTACGCTGCTCGACCCGGAACCGGCCCGGCTGCTGCTGCGCGCGCACGCCATCGCCGCGACCGGCCGGAGCCCGGAGGCCGCGGCCCGCTGGTGGGCCGGTGCAGCCCGGCTCAGCGACGACCCCGGTGACCGGGCCGAGGCGGACCAGGCCCGCGCGGTCGCCGACCTGCTCCTCGGCCGGTACGAGGCGACCCGCGCCGCGATGCGCCGGCAGCTGGCCGACCGCGCCGCACTGTCCCCGATGGTCCGCCAGGAGGCCGAGCAGCTCGCGCTGATCGGCGCGCGGGCCGCCCGGGACACGGACGAGGTCCGGCGCACCGCCCGCGGCGAGCCCGCCTGGCCCGGCGGCCCGGAACCGTCCCCGGTCACCCGCGCGGGCGCGCTGGCGCTGCTGAACCGCTGGACCGAGGCCGCACGGGTGCTGTCCGGCGCCCCGCCGTCGCTCGCCGCCGAGAACCTGGCCGCGCAGATCGCGGCGGTCACCGGCGACCCGGTCGAGGTGCGCGGCGGCCCGGCGCGGCGCGGGCCGGACGCACCGCGGGCGTGGACCCGGCGCCACCGGACCGGCACCGCGATGACACGCTTCCGGCTCGCCGCGATCGCCGGTGACCTGGCCGGTGCGGAACGCGTGCTGGCCGACGCCGACCTGACCGTGGACGTGCTGCCGGAACCGGACCGGGCGCTGCACCGGTGGCGGGCCGGTCGGTGGGACGAGGCTCTGGACGACGCCCGGTTCAGCGTCGCCACCGACCTCACCCTGGTCTTCCACCCGGCACAGTGCACGCTGCACCGGGTCGCCGCCGAGGTGCTGCTGGCCCGCGGCTGGCCGGCCCGCGCCCGCGCGCTGCTGGAGAACGCCCGCGCGGACGCCGCCCCGCTGCCGCACCTGCTGGCACCGGCCGCCGCGGAACTGGAGTGGATCCTCGGCGATCCGGGCGCGGCCGCGCGGACCGTCCGCGACGCGCTGGCCGAGGCCGCGGCGCAGGGCGTGCTGATCGGCGTCGACGAGCTGCGGCTGGCCGCCACCGAGCTGGCGATGGCCCGCGGCGACGCGCCCGCGGCCAAGGAGGCCGCGCTCGCCGCGCCCGCGCCGGGCAGCACCGCCGGTGAGCTGCGCGCCGCCACCGCCGCGATGATCGCGCACCGGGACGCGGGCCGCGCCGACACCGTGCTGACGCTGGCCCGCCGGATCGGTCAGCCGTACGAGCTGGCCCGCACGATCGAACGGGTGGTCCGCTGGACCGGCCGGCGGCCCGAGCTGCTGGCCGAGGCCTACGACCTGCTCGGTGCGCTCGGCGCGATCCTGCACCGGTCCCGGGTCCGGCAGGCCATGCGCGACCACGGCGTCACCGTCCCCGGCCGCGCCGAGACGCTGGCCGAGAGCGAGCGGCTGCTGGCCGCGCTGGTCGCCGAGGGACTGTCCAACCGAGAGCTGGCCGCCGCCACGCAGAGCAGCGAGAAGAGCGTCGAGGGCCGGCTGTCCCGGCTGTTCACCCGCACCGGCTACCGGTCCCGGGTGGAGCTGGCCGCGGCCGTGCTCAACGGCGAGCACCGGATCGGCTGACCGTCACGGCCCCGGCGTGAGCAGGCTGGCCAGCGGCAGGTCGATGCCCTTCGCCGAGTGCTTCCACCGCTCGTTCTCCACCTGCAGCACCTGGTCGACCCGGGTCCGCTCCCAGGACCGCTTCGGCAGCAGCAGCGACACGCCCGCGGCCACCAGCTCCGGCAGCCGCGACCGCACCGAGGTCAGCCCGACCAGGCTGTTCGCACTGGCGGTCACGTCGATCGCCCGGTTCGCCGCCACCTGGACGTGCACCAGCCGGTGCCCGGACCGGACCGCCGGGCGCTTCGGGTGCAGCGGCAGGAAATCGCCCTCCGGCTTCTCCGGCAGCAGCACCCACGCGCCGCCGCCGCGATCGGACCTCGGCCAGGTCACCACGTCGTTCGGCAGCCCTTCGGTGCCGTGCCGGGCACCGGTGCAGCGCAGCACCACCGGGTTCTCCGGCAGCTCCTCGTGGTCGCCCGGCCGCCCGTCCTCGTCCACCCGGTAACCGGCCGACAGCCGCGCCTGGTCCAGCCACCCGGCCGGCAGCAGGAACGTGCCGCTCTCCGCGGCCAGATGCTTCAGATCCGCCGGTACGTCCTCCACCCGGCCCAGATCGACCGCGGCCCCGGCCTCCACCCGCAGGCAGAGCAGGTGCCTCTGCGGGTTGTCCCGGGCCAGCCGCTCCCCGTCCAGAGCCCCGAGCAGGAACAGATTCGCCGACGGTACGCCCTCCACCGCGACCCGCTGCGGCGTCCACGCACTGGTCACCCACAGGCGGATCGGCTCCGCGTTCACCTCCGGCAGGTCCGGCAGCCACCGCACCCCGTGCCGGCGGCTGCCCCGCCCGGGCACGGTCAGCGACGGGCGCGGGCTCGGTGCGGGCAGCACCCGCTCCGGTGGCGGCGGGACCGCCAGCGGCTCGGCCACCGTCACCACCGGCGAGGCCAGCGAGGCCGCCGGGTGCCGCCGCCGCGGGATCAGCCAGCCGTCGTCGTTGCGCCAGCGGCCGGTCTCCTCCGCGGTGCCCGGCTTCCCGGCGCGCAGCCAGCGCGCCGGGCGCTGCTGGTCGTCCACGGCGCGGGCCAGCCCGTCGCGCACCACCACGGTCGCGCCCGGCGGTAGCGACCAGATCTCCACGCCCAGCTCCGGCTCCAGCAGCGCCAGATGGCCGCGCAGGCCGCTCGCCCGTTCCGGCAGCACCGGCGTGACCAGCAACAGGTCCTCGCCGGTCCAGCCGGAACCCGCCAGCAGCGCCCGCAGTTCCGCGACGCCGACCGCGAGGCTGCTGCCGTCCGAGTAGCGCAGCGCCAGCCGCCCGTCGTCCAGCACGGTCAGGTCGATCAGCACGGTGCCCGGCTCCGCGGTCAGGTCCGTGTACCGCTGGCGCAGCGCGTCCTCTGGCTGTCGCCCGGTGCTGATCAGCGCCACCCCGCCGACGGCCAGCACGGCCGGCCCGCCGCGCGGCACCAGCCGGCCGTCCCGGTCGGTGGTGAACCGGCCGGTCTCCGGCGCACCCGGCGGCCGGAACGCGGCCCACCGGGACACCGCGCCGGACCGGTCGCGCGCGGCCAGGTCCCGCGAGCCGCGCAGCAGCACCGCCTCGTCGCCGGGCGCGGGCGCCCACACGGTGGCGCCGGTCGCCTCCGCCAGCGCGGCCATCTCGGCCTCCAGCGCCGTCCGGTTCGCCTCGTCCTCCGGCCAGCGCATCCACAGCCGCAGGTCGCCGCCGTACAGGTAGATCGAGGAGAGCGCGGCCGCCACGTCCCGGCCGGTGTAGCGGCCGCGCGCCGGTGGACCCGGCCGGTACGTGGAGAGCCGGAAACCGCCGTCCCGGGTCGCCAGCGCCACCGTGACCAGGTCCGGGTGCCCGACGCCGAGCCGGGCGGCCGCGGCCCGGCGGACCACGAAGTCCTCCCGGTTCGCGAACTCCAGCCCGCCCGGCAACGGCAGCGTGGCCAGCCCGGCCCGTGGCAGCACCAGGCCACCGGCCAGGTCGAACCAGCCCGGCAACGTGGTCGCCAGGCGGGCCGGCTGCACCAGCTTCCAGTCGACCACCTCGCCGCTGACCCGGTCGACCGGCACCGCCTCCGCGTGCGCGCCGTCCGGGCCGGGCAGCCGCTCCACCGTCGCACCGGCCGGCGCCACCAGGATGTCGCAGTCCAGCGCGTCCGCGACCCGGCTCAGCAGCTTCGCGCTGCGCGCGCCGTCGTCGACCAGCACCCGGAGATCCTTCCCGGGTACGGCACACTCCTGCGCGTAGTCGGTCAGCTCCTCCGCGGTGAGCGCGGTCCCGGGCGCCTCCGGCCGGGCCAGCCCGCCGTCGCCGGTCCGCACCAGGACCAGGTCGCACAGGCCGTCCACCGGGGTCGGCGGGTCCACGGCCGGGTGCTCCGGCACGGGCTCGGGCATCGGCTGTCCGCTGGCTCGCAAACCGTCCTCGCTGTCCTGGTTCTGGGAGTGTCCACCGGCTCGGTCTCCGGTCCTCATTCTGCGGCCGGGACGGCGCCGAACCGCACCGACCAGCGCGCGGCCGGAGCCGGGCCGATGATCAGGGGTACGGTCCGCTGCCGGCCCTGCGGCATCGCGCGCAACGGCGACGCCAGCGCCGGTGCGTCCGCGCCCGCGCAGACCAGCACCCGGACCTTCGCGTCCGACCGGTCGGCGGGGAGCGCGGCCACCGACTCGATCCGCCGGCACCGGCCCGGGATCGTCTCGCCCAGCACGTCGCCGATGACCAGCACGTCCGTCTCCTCGCCGAGCTGCGTCACCAGCGCCAGCCCGTGCCGCCGGGCCGCCGCCGCGTCACCGCCCAGCGTGACCGCGTCCGGTGCGACCGCCAGGTCCACCCACAGCCGCCGGCCGTCGTGCTCACCGAGCACGACCGGCGCACCGGCCGACGGCGGCGCCTGCCCGCCGTCCAGCCATCCGTAGGCGGAACCCCACCGGGCCGGGCGCGCGCCGATCAGCCGCACGTCGGCCGGAACGTCGTCCCAGACCAGCGCGGTGACCAGCGTGGCGAACGGGTTCGCCGCGGACGCGGGCAGCAGCGCCGCGCCACTGATGTCCGGCATCGCGGCCGCGAACCCACCGGACTGGCCCGGCCGGCCGGGCGACGTGACACCCACCTTCCAGAGGCCGCTGTCCGCGGGCGACGCCGGAACCGGCGCCTCCCCGGCCCGTTGCTCCGGCACCCGCGGCGGCACCAGCGCCTCCACCACCGGCGTCCCGGCTGCCACCACCGGCGTTCCGGCTGCCACCACCTGCGTTCCGGCCGCTGCCGCCGGCCGCTCGGTCGCCGCTTGCGGGGCACGGGCGGCCTCCGCGGAGGTCTCCGGCGCGGGCGTCTCCGCTGCTTCCGGTGGCTTCGGCCGATCAGCCGCTTCCGGCGCCCGCGGCGCCGCGTCGGCGGTACGTTCACCGGAAGCCGCAGCGGCGGAACCCGCGGCCGGCGTCTCGCGTGCGTCCGCCGGGTTCGACGACGACGTGATGACCCACGCCGGGTGCGACGCCGGTGGCGTGCCTCCGGCAGCCGGCTCCGACGTTCCGGCGGCACGCTCCCGCGGCGTCTCGCCGCCGGACTCGGCGAAGGTGCCGGCCCGGTCCGTCTCACCCGGGCTGACGGGCGCGCTCGGCTCGGCGAAGGCCCCGGCCTGCCTCGGCATGCCGGTTCGCCCGCCGGGGCCGGCGAAGGTGCCGGTGGTGTCCGGTTGGCGAGTCGCGGCGCCGGGGTCGGCGAACGTGCCGGTGGTGTCCGGTTGGCGAGTTCCGGCGCCGGGGTCGGCGAACGTCCCGGACTCGGCCGGCGTTCCGGGCCGGGTGCCACGGCCGGCCGGCTCGCTGGACGGCGAGGCGGGCCGTCCCGGCTGCGCGGGCGGCGCGAACGTGTCCGTCGACGGCGCCCAGCTCTGCGACGACTCCGGCGGCTGGGGCCGCTCGCCGGCCGGACGCCGGCCCGGCGTGCTGCTGTCGGCGGAGGAAACCGGCGTCCAGATCGGAGCGCCGCCGCGTGTCGTGGGTCGCCGCCCCGGCGTGTCGCCGGCCGGCCGCGTGCGCGGAGCCTCCGGTGCGTCCGCTCCGCCGCCGTCCGGCCGTCCGTCGCCACCGCGAGCGGAGGCCGCACGCGCCGGCACGCCACCGGCCGGCGTGCGCCCCGGCGCGTCACCGGCGGGCGTGCGTCCCGGCGTGCCCGCCGAGCGGGTGCTGCCGGGCGCGTCCGCGTAAGGCGTGCCTCCCGGCGAGCCGCCGGCCGGAGTGCGGCCGGGAGGGCCGTCGGCCGGCGTGCGGCTGGAAGGGCCGCCGGCCGGCAATCGCGCACGCGTCCCGGCAGGCATATCGACTGGTGTGCCGTCGGCCGAACCGGGTCCCGGCGTGCCGCTGCCCGAGGCGTCCGGCCGGCGTCCTGCCGTACCACCCGGCCCGCGTCGTCCCGTCGTGCCGCTGCCCGGACCGCCCGGCCCGCGTGTCGGCCGCCCTCCGGTCGACGCCCGTCCCGGTTCCGTATCGGCCGGCGCCGGCCACGCCGGTCCCGCCGGCTCGCCACCCGGCCGGCCGCCGGGCCTGCCCGCCGAGGCCGGTCGTTCCCGGCCTGACGCCGGCCGTTCCCGGCCCGGTGCCGGTCCGCCCGGTCGCGTCGCCTTGGTGCCGCCGCTTCGCTCGGCGGCCGCCGAGCCACCGCCCGCGCGGGCCCGGGCCGGGCGCCGGCCCATCAGCGCGACCTGCGCCCAGACCAGCAGCAGCACCGCCAGCACGATCAGCGCGATCCGCAGCGCCATGGGGGAGTACAGCAGGTCGAGGCCGTGCGGCTCGGCCGAGCCGTTTCCGTCGGCCGCCGCGGCCGGCGGTGGTTCGCTGGTGACGGCCGGTGCGGCCGTGCCCGGTGCCGGGGCGGCGGGCGTGATCGCGGGCAGCGGGCCGGTCTTGACGCCGGATCCGCTAGCGTCCTCGGGAAGCACCAGGATCCAGCCCGGTTCGAGCGAGGTCGGATCCGTCAGGCTGCGCCCGTCCGGCTGTGGCCGGCCCTCGTTCAGCGCGACGATCTCCGGGTACCGGTTGCCGTCCCCGAGCGTCTTCGCCGCGATCTGGAACAGGAACTCGCGCTGCCCGTTGATCGGCGGGCCGACCACGTAGTATTTACCGGTCTCCTCCGGCGCCCGCACGGCGGCCAGCGCGAACGCGCCGTTCGTGACGGGTGCGGCGGACGTCGCGAGCGTGCCGGCCGGCAGCGCCAGCAGGGGCACGATGCCGAGCACCGCAAGTCGACGCGTCATGCACACATAGTCCTTCTCCGGGAGTCGGCGCCGCGCTCCGGGGTTCGCCACCCAGATCGCGGACGGAATTCGTGAACCCGGGCGTTCCGTCCACCGTTCTCAGGGTGTTCTTCCAAGCCTGGAGGCGTTATGAGCGGAATTACACCGTATTTGCAGGGCGGGGGCAATGCGGCCGACGCCTGCCGCGACGCCGCGGCCGACATCGCCGCCCGCCTCGGCACACTGCGTAGCCACCTGGCCGGTCTGGACGCGGACCGGCTCCGGATGCCGCCGTCCCGGCTCGCGGACCTGCTGGCCGGGTACGACATCTACGCCCGCATGCTCGACGACGCGCTGCACGACATCGCGGTCGGCCTGCAGCGGGCGGTCCCGGCGCCGCGCCGGTCCGATGTGGAGCTCGCCGGTGGGGAGTACCGGTGACGGCCGCCGACCCCGCCGACACCGGGGAGATCATCGGCGCGCTCGCCGCGGACATCGCGCAGCGGCTGGCCGCCCTGCGCCGTGAGCTGGAGCCGACCCGGGAGCTGTGGTCCGGTGACCGGCTGGCGCTCGGACCCGCGGCGGAGTGGACGCTCGCGGCCGACGGGCTGCTCGGCCGGGACGGCGTGGTCGCGCTGGTCAGCGATGCGATGAAGATCACTTGGCCCGGGTACGCGGGCGTGGGCTGGACCGATGCCGCGGGTGACCGGGCCGCGCCGGTGCGGGACCGGTGAGACTGCGGCAGGATGTCGCTGCCGTCATGCGGCGTTCCGGGAGGGAGTGACCAGCGTTGAGTGCGTCCACATGCGACGACGGGACCGCGCGGTCCCTCGTCGGGTTCCTGGTGCTCGGCCGTCTCACCGAGGCGGAGCACGGGAGGGTGACGGCGCACCTGGAGACCTGCGCGTCCTGCCGGCTGGAGCGCGACCAGCTGGAGAAGGTCGTCGCGGTGCTCCGCATGCTGGGCGACGACGAGGCCGGCGCGCTGGTCGACGAGTTCGGCCTGGACGGCCCCGGGACCGCCGCGGACGATCAGCTCTTCGGCGCGCCCGGCGCCCCGCGGCCGTTCCTGCCGACGTCGCTGCTGCCGGTCTCCGCGATCCCGATCTCCGGCATCCCGATCTCGGGCATCCCGATCTCCGGCATTCCGATCTCCGGCATTCCGGTCTCCCCGGCGGAGCCGCCGCTGCCCCCGGTCCGCGCCGTGGCCCGCCCGCCGGCCGGATCGCAGGCACACCGCGCGGTGGCCCGCCCGCCCGCGGAGTCCCAGGCGAATCCCGCCGTGTTCCGCGCTCCCGACGAGTCCCCGGACCCGCACGGCCCGGCCGGTTCCCAGGCCACCCGCCGCCCCACCGAGTCGCAGGCCATGCGCGCGCTCACCGGCGACGCCGCACCCGGCTTCCGGCCGGATCCGGCGGCCTCCCAGCCGAACCGGGTCGGCCCGGCGGCGTCCCAGCCGAACCGGGTCGGCCCTGCGGCATCCGGGGCGAACCGGACGAACCCGGCCGCGTCGCAGCCGAACCGGCTCGACCCGGCAGCGTCCCAGGGGGCCCGCCCGGACCCCGCGACATCCCAGGCGCACCGCCTCGATCCAGCGATATCCCCGGCGAACCGGGCCAATCGTACGGACGGCGCCAATCGCGCTGACGCGCCGAACCGGTCCAAAGGTGCCGATCGGGCCAACCCGGCCGACTCCCAGGCGAGCCGTCTGGAGGCGGCCGTTCGCCCGGCGACCGGCGAGCTGCGCCCGGTCGCCCGGATCGGCCCGGTCCCCGCCATCGACCGCGCTCAGCTGCGGCTCGGCGAGGGCTACCTGCCGCCGCGCCCGGCCACCGGCCCGCTGGCCCGCGGCCCGCACTCGCACCGCCGCCAGCGCTCCCGCCGCCGTACCCGGGTGCTCGTGGTGGCCGGTGTGCTGGTCGCCGCGGTCGGCACGTCGCTGCTGATCAGGCCGTTGCTGACGGAGGACGCGCCGCCGGTGGTCGCGGTCGCCTCGATCGACGACGACGTCAGCGGCGTGGCCGTCTCCGCCGTGCTCTACGAGGAGGACGGCCGGGTGAGCGTGCGGCTCACCGCGGACGGGCTGACCCCCGGCACCGCCTACGAGCTGTACGCGGTCCAGGACGACGGCACCGACCTGCTGCTCGGCGGTCTTACCGGCGACCCGGACGGCGGTACGTTCACCGGCGACCTCCCGCTTCCGGTCGACCAGCTCTGGTACTTCAGCGTGCGGGAGGTGGACGGTGCGCTCACCGTCTCTGCGAACGTCGTCGAGGGCTCGCCCGCGCCCGGCGAGCCGGATGCGGATGCGCCATGACCAGCGAGTCCCGGTCGTACCCACAGGTCATCGCAGTCAGTGAGGTCATGATTCCGATGGGGAGCACCGCCCACCGGCAAGATTCATCGGGAAAACCCCCACGAACGATGAACTCCGGTGACGACCCGTCCGTTATCAGTCCCATGGATCCGGCCACGGGCAGCGCGCCACCGAGCGAGGTGTCGTCACTGCCGACTCACGACGAGGCACTACGGCTCGCCTACGAGACCCACGGCCCCATCCTGTTGAACTACCTGTTGCGTCTGACCAGCGGAAACCGCGGCATGGCCGAGGACATCCTGCAGGAGACGCTGATGCGGGCGTGGAACCATCCGGAGGCGCGCACCGCCGACGGGCAGTGGAGCCGCGGCTGGCTGTTCACGGTGGCGCGGCGGATCGCGATCGACCACATCCGGGCCGCGCAGGGCCGGCCGGTGGAGCAGCTCGACGAGCGCCTCGAGGAGCGGCACGCCGGGGCCGACGAGATCGACCGGCTGATCAACACCCGGGAGATCCGGGACGCGGTGGCCCGGCTTCCAGTGCGGCTGCGCAGCGCGCTCATCGAGATCTACTTCCAGGAGCGCTCGGTGGCCGAGGCCGCGCAGAACCTCGCGGTGCCGGAGGGCACGGTCAAGTCGCGCACGTTCTATGCGTTACGCGCGCTGCACGAGGACCTGACCACACGCGGCTTCACACTCTGAGCACGACCAGCACGACCGAGTACGACGAGCCCGGCCGAGCGCCGAAAATCTTGAG
This genomic interval carries:
- a CDS encoding helix-turn-helix transcriptional regulator; this encodes MSTHGLKADTPRRRVLPGRNAQLAALDAARRVTIAEGRFVLVAGPAGSGRTALLDTAAELWRAAGLTVLRVRGDGFAGLLDVLREQYERLADPLLAGPLSALGELCAEDGAADRTGRPAALSQLTAAAFGLAGRRTQTIVVADDADDAPGLAAALAAVVRGNCLVVASARTARGRLAALADTVVDLPPLSADAVRDMLTRRYGAPPDDAVLPALTAALGPLAGHPATVLSTADALAETGRLTIVHGDLCLRDARAPIALPAAHPLVAALHERGPVAVRLVTMATVTRFGLDDLPVFADAMLGDLDAYGGTVDALVRDGVLAVDPRGGIAPRCTALGARLTEDAGPDTVARLHRAYAAAMFRRAGAGAGADRATLADHVTSAGTSIPAGRTTAEHLATTADEAVNREPDRAADWLLAALRHAEGDRETGEILSRLLRLLVRTGRFALLADVVREAAPHGRLPGLAVAAALAAIHTGRPVPSEVAALPGGELVSQLVHGWFTGTAPGLAPDLAPEIVGADELQLVLRAMSGGLDATALPAERADALLRAGAVGDLVSVLRLVLGEHRYGTPVDGPIAAYHRLHARNAAGDLTAVVHAAREAGHSGGLPPALGHLCRLWGAEALALQGRAGEAVSWWQPVPDEAPFAALRWWVANGPAGEPRTADEAAERLRDARVAYRRQRGSGSVLGIAHLITRASATAAWFALDDEAAAWVATAEADATGDLRWISTTALMAARAFAGDRDAADVVAARVRAGGDRARLASTTLAIGRVAAEPRPWLLEAQAAAEAAGSPWLRSAVAAAMRRRGVRRPRVRAPQATFSAGEREIIELIRQGRTNRQIAAQVRMSEKTIENYLTRLFARTGCRSRVELAAVRLTAENTR
- a CDS encoding helix-turn-helix transcriptional regulator — encoded protein: MTHPAGYPLTLLTGPPGIGRSRALRGWRDAAAAEGRPVLEVRLSAEDRHEPWYLAGRLLAALTPPPSRPAAGRPRPGAAEPPAVALTRALRAHPGLTVLVDDVQWADPESVTELLGLLPDVARAPVRWVATLRTGPRPAPGPAAAFARLCTAGLARAEPLRPLTAAESDALLSRLLGATPNDALRTVLRRFSRGRPAALIAAVEGYRDLVRVVDRRAYLTDPTAAPRLPDGHGLLRPVRDLPPGTRAVARALSVLEALEADVPALIALALDLPVPDVHAHLAALRDEGLAREHRHGWRIATAPLAAALTGALGPFERRRLARIAVEAILGGEAVCGHPGFLPDQITIAGTLLDPEPARLLLRAHAIAATGRSPEAAARWWAGAARLSDDPGDRAEADQARAVADLLLGRYEATRAAMRRQLADRAALSPMVRQEAEQLALIGARAARDTDEVRRTARGEPAWPGGPEPSPVTRAGALALLNRWTEAARVLSGAPPSLAAENLAAQIAAVTGDPVEVRGGPARRGPDAPRAWTRRHRTGTAMTRFRLAAIAGDLAGAERVLADADLTVDVLPEPDRALHRWRAGRWDEALDDARFSVATDLTLVFHPAQCTLHRVAAEVLLARGWPARARALLENARADAAPLPHLLAPAAAELEWILGDPGAAARTVRDALAEAAAQGVLIGVDELRLAATELAMARGDAPAAKEAALAAPAPGSTAGELRAATAAMIAHRDAGRADTVLTLARRIGQPYELARTIERVVRWTGRRPELLAEAYDLLGALGAILHRSRVRQAMRDHGVTVPGRAETLAESERLLAALVAEGLSNRELAAATQSSEKSVEGRLSRLFTRTGYRSRVELAAAVLNGEHRIG
- a CDS encoding zf-HC2 domain-containing protein, with product MSASTCDDGTARSLVGFLVLGRLTEAEHGRVTAHLETCASCRLERDQLEKVVAVLRMLGDDEAGALVDEFGLDGPGTAADDQLFGAPGAPRPFLPTSLLPVSAIPISGIPISGIPISGIPISGIPVSPAEPPLPPVRAVARPPAGSQAHRAVARPPAESQANPAVFRAPDESPDPHGPAGSQATRRPTESQAMRALTGDAAPGFRPDPAASQPNRVGPAASQPNRVGPAASGANRTNPAASQPNRLDPAASQGARPDPATSQAHRLDPAISPANRANRTDGANRADAPNRSKGADRANPADSQASRLEAAVRPATGELRPVARIGPVPAIDRAQLRLGEGYLPPRPATGPLARGPHSHRRQRSRRRTRVLVVAGVLVAAVGTSLLIRPLLTEDAPPVVAVASIDDDVSGVAVSAVLYEEDGRVSVRLTADGLTPGTAYELYAVQDDGTDLLLGGLTGDPDGGTFTGDLPLPVDQLWYFSVREVDGALTVSANVVEGSPAPGEPDADAP